A genome region from Streptomyces sp. S4.7 includes the following:
- a CDS encoding RNA-guided endonuclease TnpB family protein, which yields MVTPKEAGEAGRARWTFRVRVSSTARTALMAEWDRCRWIWNECCAKSKQTHLWNRARPNGTDKHTCGPAWLDKMLTEARSRNAWLRGGSSVPQQQLIRDFGKSRAKAQEDIKERLPIRQRAGMPKYKKKRKALPSLNYTKRGFRLRQGRLHLAGGIALTVVWSRTLPADPASVRVHQDSVGHWYCSFVVPAEVRPLPATGRVIGIDWGVKETATTTSDTHDLSHAEHGGKAKGKLTRYDRMMARRRPEKGQPGSKGYRNAKRPRANLYKKVARQRQDTGRKWAKRVVTDHDVVAVEDFRPKFLARSTMARKAADAAISATKTALIEMARKHGRTVHLVHPAHTTMDRARCGARTKHALPLSERTYTCTACGAVSPRDKNSAHVMLVRAGLAPASADRVRPGSPPDCQAA from the coding sequence ATGGTGACACCAAAGGAAGCGGGAGAAGCCGGGCGCGCCCGGTGGACCTTTCGTGTCCGCGTGTCGTCCACTGCCCGCACCGCCCTCATGGCGGAGTGGGACCGGTGCCGGTGGATCTGGAACGAGTGCTGCGCCAAGTCCAAGCAGACGCACCTTTGGAACAGAGCCCGGCCAAACGGCACGGACAAGCACACCTGCGGTCCGGCGTGGCTCGACAAGATGCTGACCGAGGCCCGCTCCAGGAACGCCTGGCTCCGTGGCGGCAGCTCTGTCCCGCAGCAGCAGTTGATCCGCGACTTCGGCAAGTCCCGCGCCAAAGCCCAGGAGGACATCAAGGAACGCCTGCCGATCCGGCAGCGCGCCGGGATGCCGAAGTACAAGAAGAAGCGCAAGGCACTGCCGAGCCTCAACTACACCAAGCGTGGATTCCGCCTCAGGCAAGGCCGTCTGCACCTGGCGGGCGGCATCGCCCTGACGGTGGTGTGGTCGCGGACCCTTCCGGCCGACCCGGCCAGTGTGCGCGTCCATCAGGACAGCGTCGGACACTGGTATTGCTCGTTCGTCGTGCCCGCCGAAGTACGGCCCCTACCTGCTACCGGGCGTGTGATCGGCATTGACTGGGGCGTGAAGGAGACCGCGACCACCACCAGCGACACCCACGACCTTTCGCATGCCGAGCACGGCGGGAAGGCCAAGGGGAAGCTGACCCGGTACGACCGGATGATGGCCAGGCGCAGGCCCGAGAAGGGGCAGCCTGGGTCGAAGGGGTACCGCAACGCCAAGCGCCCGCGGGCGAATCTGTACAAGAAGGTAGCCCGGCAGCGGCAGGACACCGGCCGCAAGTGGGCCAAGCGCGTGGTGACCGACCACGATGTGGTAGCAGTCGAAGACTTCCGCCCGAAGTTCCTTGCCAGGTCGACCATGGCACGCAAGGCCGCCGACGCAGCGATCAGCGCCACCAAGACGGCTCTGATCGAGATGGCCCGCAAGCACGGCCGGACCGTGCACCTGGTACACCCCGCGCACACCACCATGGACCGCGCACGGTGCGGAGCGAGAACCAAGCACGCACTACCACTCTCAGAACGCACCTATACCTGCACCGCGTGCGGAGCCGTATCCCCCAGGGACAAGAACTCCGCACACGTGATGCTCGTCCGGGCTGGTCTGGCCCCGGCCAGTGCTGATCGTGTAAGACCTGGCAGTCCGCCGGACTGCCAGGCAGCGTGA
- the mfd gene encoding transcription-repair coupling factor, which yields MSLHGLLDAVVRDPALAEAVGAAADGHRAHVDLVGPPAARPFAVAALARDAGRPVLAVTATGREAEDLAAALRSLLPADSVAEFPSWETLPHERLSPRSDTVGRRLAVLRRLAHPRSDDPGAGPVSVVVAPIRSVLQPQVKGLGDLEPVSLRGGGTADLNEVTGALAAAAYSRVELVEKRGEFAVRGGILDVFPPTEEHPLRVEFWGDDIEEIRYFKVADQRSLEVAEHGLWAPPCRELLLTPAVRERAAALAEVHPELSDMLGRIAEGIAVEGMEALAPVLVDDMELLLDVLPKGSMALVCDPERVRTRAADLVATSQEFLQASWAAGAGGGEAPIDVGAASLWGIADVRERARELGMMWWSVAPFAADEELSQDTLKLGMRAPETYRGDTARALADTKGWLADGWRTVYVTEGHGTAARTVEVLGGEGIAARLDTPEAHGGKGLGEITPSLVHVACGSIEYGFVDRELGLAVLTETDLSGQKAAGKDGVRMPTKRRKTIDPLTLEAGDYIVHEQHGVGRYVEMVQRTVQGATREYLLVEYAPAKRGQPGDRLYIPTDQLEQVTKYVGGEAPTLHRLGGADWTKTKQRAKKAVKEIAADLIKLYSARMAAPGHAFGADTPWQRELEDAFPYVETPDQLSTIAEVKEDMEKTVPMDRLVCGDVGYGKTEIAVRAAFKAVQDGKQVAVLVPTTLLVQQHFGTFSERYAQFPVVVRALSRFQSDAEAKATLEGLREGSVDIVIGTHRLFSSETKFKDLGLVIVDEEQRFGVEHKEQLKKLRANVDVLTMSATPIPRTLEMAVTGIREMSTITTPPEERHPVLTFVGPYEEKQIGAAIRRELLREGQVFYIHNRVESIDRATARLRQIVPEARIATAHGQMSEQALEQVVVDFWEKKFDVLVSTTIVESGIDIANANTLVVERGDNFGLSQLHQLRGRVGRGRERGYAYFLYPPEKPLTETAHERLATIAQHTEMGAGMYVAMKDLEIRGAGNLLGGEQSGHIAGVGFDLYVRMVGEAVADYRAAVDGTVQEEPPPEVKIELPVDAHVPHDYAPGERLRLQAYRAIASANSEADITAVREELTDRYGKLPEPVENLLLVAGLRMLARACGVGEIVLQGANIRFAPVELRESQELRLKRLHPRTVIKPTAHQILVPRPTAGRIGGKPVVGRELLSWTGEFLTTILGS from the coding sequence ATGAGCCTGCACGGTCTGCTCGACGCCGTAGTACGAGACCCGGCGCTCGCCGAAGCGGTGGGCGCCGCCGCCGACGGGCACCGCGCCCATGTCGATCTGGTCGGGCCGCCCGCCGCCCGCCCCTTCGCCGTGGCGGCGCTCGCGCGGGACGCGGGCCGCCCCGTGCTCGCCGTCACCGCGACCGGCCGGGAGGCCGAGGACCTCGCCGCCGCGCTGCGGTCGCTGCTGCCCGCCGACTCCGTCGCGGAGTTCCCGTCCTGGGAGACGCTGCCGCACGAGCGCCTGTCGCCCCGCAGCGACACCGTCGGGCGCCGGCTCGCCGTACTGCGCCGTCTCGCGCACCCCCGCTCCGACGACCCGGGCGCCGGGCCGGTCAGCGTCGTCGTCGCGCCCATCCGTTCCGTGCTCCAGCCGCAGGTCAAGGGCCTCGGCGACCTGGAGCCCGTCTCGCTGCGCGGCGGTGGCACCGCCGATCTGAACGAGGTGACCGGGGCGCTGGCCGCCGCCGCGTACTCCCGTGTCGAACTGGTCGAGAAGCGCGGCGAGTTCGCCGTACGCGGCGGCATCCTGGATGTCTTCCCGCCCACCGAGGAACACCCGCTGCGCGTGGAGTTCTGGGGCGACGACATCGAGGAGATCCGCTACTTCAAGGTCGCCGACCAGCGGTCCCTCGAAGTCGCCGAGCACGGTCTGTGGGCGCCGCCCTGCCGTGAGCTGCTGCTCACGCCGGCGGTACGGGAGCGGGCCGCCGCCCTCGCCGAGGTGCACCCCGAGCTGAGCGACATGCTCGGCAGGATCGCCGAGGGCATCGCGGTGGAGGGCATGGAGGCGCTGGCCCCGGTCCTCGTCGACGACATGGAGCTGCTTCTCGACGTACTGCCCAAGGGCTCGATGGCGCTGGTCTGCGACCCGGAGCGGGTCCGGACCCGGGCCGCCGACCTGGTCGCCACCAGCCAGGAGTTCCTCCAGGCGTCCTGGGCGGCCGGGGCCGGCGGCGGCGAGGCGCCCATCGACGTCGGCGCGGCGTCCCTGTGGGGCATCGCGGACGTCCGCGAGCGGGCCCGCGAGCTGGGGATGATGTGGTGGTCGGTGGCGCCGTTCGCCGCCGACGAGGAGCTGTCGCAGGACACCCTCAAGCTGGGCATGCGCGCCCCGGAGACGTACCGCGGCGACACCGCCCGCGCCCTCGCCGACACCAAGGGCTGGCTCGCCGACGGCTGGCGCACCGTCTATGTCACCGAGGGTCACGGCACCGCCGCCCGTACCGTCGAGGTGCTCGGCGGCGAGGGCATCGCCGCCCGCCTCGACACCCCCGAGGCGCACGGCGGCAAGGGGCTGGGCGAGATCACCCCGTCCCTCGTGCACGTCGCGTGCGGCTCGATCGAGTACGGCTTCGTGGACCGGGAGCTGGGGCTCGCCGTCCTCACGGAGACCGACCTGTCCGGCCAGAAGGCGGCGGGCAAGGACGGCGTGCGGATGCCGACCAAGCGCCGCAAGACGATCGACCCGCTCACCCTGGAGGCGGGCGACTACATCGTCCACGAGCAGCACGGCGTCGGCCGCTACGTCGAGATGGTGCAGCGCACCGTCCAGGGCGCGACGCGCGAGTACCTGCTCGTCGAGTACGCCCCCGCCAAGCGCGGCCAGCCCGGCGACCGCCTCTACATCCCCACCGACCAGCTCGAACAGGTCACCAAGTACGTGGGCGGAGAGGCACCCACCCTGCACCGCCTCGGCGGCGCCGACTGGACGAAGACGAAACAGCGCGCCAAGAAGGCGGTCAAGGAGATCGCCGCCGACCTGATCAAGCTCTACTCGGCGCGGATGGCCGCCCCCGGCCACGCCTTCGGCGCGGACACGCCCTGGCAGCGGGAGCTGGAGGACGCGTTCCCGTACGTGGAGACGCCCGACCAGCTCTCCACCATCGCCGAGGTCAAGGAGGACATGGAGAAGACGGTCCCGATGGACCGTCTCGTCTGCGGCGACGTCGGCTACGGCAAGACGGAGATCGCCGTGCGCGCCGCCTTCAAGGCCGTCCAGGACGGCAAGCAGGTCGCGGTGCTCGTACCGACGACCCTTCTCGTGCAGCAGCACTTCGGCACGTTCTCCGAGCGCTACGCGCAGTTCCCCGTCGTCGTCAGGGCCCTGTCCCGCTTCCAGAGCGACGCGGAGGCCAAGGCGACCCTCGAAGGGCTGCGCGAGGGGTCGGTCGACATCGTCATCGGCACGCACCGTCTGTTCTCCTCCGAGACGAAGTTCAAGGACCTCGGTCTGGTCATCGTCGACGAGGAGCAGCGCTTCGGTGTCGAGCACAAGGAGCAGCTGAAGAAGCTCCGCGCCAACGTCGACGTGCTGACGATGTCCGCGACCCCGATCCCGCGCACCCTGGAGATGGCGGTGACCGGCATCCGCGAGATGTCGACCATCACCACTCCGCCCGAGGAGCGGCACCCGGTGCTGACCTTCGTCGGCCCGTACGAGGAGAAGCAGATCGGCGCGGCCATCCGCCGTGAACTCCTGCGCGAGGGCCAGGTCTTCTACATCCACAACCGCGTCGAGTCGATCGACCGCGCCACCGCCCGGCTGCGCCAGATCGTCCCCGAGGCGCGCATCGCGACCGCGCACGGCCAGATGTCCGAACAGGCCCTGGAACAGGTCGTGGTGGACTTCTGGGAGAAGAAGTTCGACGTCCTCGTCTCCACCACGATCGTGGAGTCCGGCATCGACATCGCCAACGCCAACACCCTTGTGGTGGAGCGCGGCGACAACTTCGGCCTGTCCCAGCTCCACCAGTTGCGCGGGCGGGTGGGCCGTGGCCGCGAGCGCGGCTACGCGTACTTCCTCTACCCGCCGGAGAAGCCGCTGACCGAGACCGCGCACGAACGGCTCGCGACGATCGCCCAGCACACGGAGATGGGCGCTGGCATGTACGTGGCGATGAAGGACCTGGAGATCCGCGGCGCGGGCAATCTGCTCGGCGGCGAGCAGTCCGGGCACATCGCGGGTGTCGGCTTCGACCTGTACGTACGCATGGTCGGCGAGGCCGTCGCGGACTACCGCGCGGCCGTCGACGGCACGGTGCAGGAGGAGCCGCCGCCGGAGGTCAAGATCGAGCTGCCGGTCGACGCGCACGTCCCGCACGACTACGCGCCCGGCGAGCGGCTGCGCCTCCAGGCGTACCGCGCGATCGCCTCCGCCAACTCCGAGGCCGACATCACCGCCGTGCGCGAGGAGCTGACGGACCGCTACGGCAAGCTCCCCGAGCCGGTGGAGAATCTGCTGCTGGTGGCGGGGCTGCGGATGCTGGCGCGGGCCTGCGGGGTCGGCGAGATCGTCCTCCAGGGGGCCAACATCCGCTTCGCGCCCGTGGAGTTGAGGGAGTCGCAGGAGCTCCGGCTCAAGCGTCTGCACCCCCGTACGGTCATCAAGCCGACCGCCCACCAGATCCTGGTGCCGCGCCCGACGGCCGGCAGGATCGGCGGCAAGCCGGTGGTCGGCCGCGAACTGCTGTCGTGGACGGGTGAGTTCCTGACGACCATCCTGGGGTCTTGA
- a CDS encoding DUF6879 family protein yields MLDLNVPTIDPELGERLVSKDYKRDFRERDTSIQDGTAWKLERRQYFEEQNDPSRDALTRGDWQEVLRLFAEDRDDVLAKAAKDRSRRYTLHRVRIVEYPITPYVQWELYWLRQHAELGGSRVRIVTADQVAHAERTQQLPEMLVIGSQTLYNVVYSDSGVPMGSIRFTDEHHVSSWERYIRSLFEIGEDIAPYFAREIAPLPAPVP; encoded by the coding sequence ATGCTTGATCTGAACGTGCCGACGATCGATCCCGAGTTGGGTGAGCGCCTCGTCAGCAAGGATTACAAGCGCGACTTCAGGGAACGCGACACGTCGATCCAGGACGGCACCGCGTGGAAACTGGAACGACGGCAGTATTTCGAGGAGCAGAACGATCCCAGCAGGGACGCGCTCACGCGTGGTGACTGGCAGGAAGTCCTTCGCCTCTTCGCCGAGGATCGGGACGACGTACTCGCCAAAGCCGCGAAGGACAGGAGTCGTCGATACACCCTTCACCGGGTTCGCATTGTCGAGTATCCCATCACCCCGTACGTGCAGTGGGAGCTGTACTGGCTTCGACAGCATGCCGAGTTGGGCGGGAGTCGCGTACGGATCGTCACTGCGGACCAGGTTGCGCATGCCGAGAGAACGCAGCAGCTCCCAGAAATGTTGGTCATCGGCAGCCAGACCCTTTACAACGTCGTCTACAGCGACTCCGGGGTACCGATGGGCTCGATCCGCTTCACCGACGAGCACCATGTCAGTTCCTGGGAGCGGTACATCCGATCGCTGTTCGAGATCGGTGAGGACATCGCCCCGTACTTCGCCCGTGAGATCGCACCCCTGCCCGCACCCGTCCCTTAA
- a CDS encoding tetratricopeptide repeat protein — protein MPRQLPGDIHRFINRTSELGQLNAVLPSQDGEGGAPVVVSVCVVAGTAGAGKTSLVLHWAHQVRDRFPDGQLYVNLRGYDPAQPLSAQEALRGFLSALGVRADSVPQEPDAAVALYRSLLADRTMLIVLDNAATIAQVRPLLPGGTRCLTLVTSRSRLSGLAIRDGAHRLTLGTLPEPEAVALLRAVTAGYRPEDDLRELAELAKLCAALPLALRIAGERAASNPHLRLADLIAELRDESALWDALSIGDAEEAEAVRTVFAWSYRALSEPGATLFRQLGVHPGPEFGLPAAAALAALPAVQTRQLLDSLVGAHLLEQTGPDRYQFHDLLRAYAAGLTRHDEPQEEGQAALRRVLSWYLCTAEAARVRLAPAEEPVSLPELPEGVRPMDFANYDAAMDWAEREHTNLLRTVGAAVSGEHDVLAWKLAFVLWYVQPPSASMTDWLAVGANGLAAARRVNDSVAEAHLLTCLGMAHHRINAWDESLDCHQRALAIRRTHGDRADEADSLNLIGLIHLRRRQLNAAATHFEEAATLWRAAGSEGWAASALSNLATTQYNAGRLDVASVSVQEALAAHRALGNAGSEGNALRVLSCLQRERGELDAALGSAEEAMDIALALRDQIYEGYWLLTLGDAQLALTRHADALASYQRSADLHRRLGNRSREAMAWYGTGEAYQALGRPEEATHFHRRAAAVHHDLGDSWHEALALEALASALDDAGPHRSEALRLIAPYDDDRAVAMRRRLTERSA, from the coding sequence GTGCCGCGCCAGTTACCCGGCGACATTCACCGCTTCATCAACCGCACCAGCGAACTCGGCCAGTTGAACGCTGTTCTGCCCAGCCAGGACGGCGAGGGCGGCGCACCCGTCGTCGTCTCGGTCTGCGTCGTCGCGGGCACCGCCGGTGCCGGCAAGACCTCCCTCGTACTGCACTGGGCCCACCAGGTCCGTGACCGTTTCCCCGACGGTCAGCTGTACGTCAATCTGCGCGGGTACGACCCCGCTCAGCCGCTGAGCGCCCAAGAAGCCCTCCGCGGTTTTCTCTCCGCCCTTGGCGTGCGGGCGGACTCCGTGCCCCAGGAACCCGACGCCGCCGTCGCGCTCTACCGCTCTCTCCTGGCCGACCGGACGATGCTGATCGTCCTGGACAACGCGGCCACGATCGCGCAGGTCCGCCCGCTGCTGCCCGGCGGCACCCGGTGCCTGACGCTGGTCACAAGCCGCAGCAGGCTCTCCGGACTCGCCATACGGGACGGGGCGCACAGATTGACGCTCGGCACGCTTCCCGAGCCGGAAGCCGTCGCCCTGCTGCGCGCGGTGACCGCCGGCTACCGGCCCGAGGACGACCTTCGCGAACTCGCGGAACTCGCCAAGCTGTGCGCGGCGCTGCCGCTGGCCCTGCGCATCGCCGGGGAGCGCGCCGCGAGCAACCCGCATCTGCGCCTGGCCGACCTGATCGCCGAACTGCGCGACGAATCCGCCCTCTGGGACGCGCTCAGCATCGGAGACGCCGAAGAGGCCGAGGCCGTCCGCACCGTGTTCGCCTGGTCCTACCGCGCCCTGTCCGAGCCGGGCGCGACGCTCTTCCGGCAGCTCGGCGTGCATCCAGGACCGGAGTTCGGTCTGCCCGCCGCCGCCGCGCTCGCCGCACTGCCCGCCGTACAGACCCGCCAACTGCTCGACTCCCTCGTCGGCGCCCATCTCCTGGAGCAGACGGGGCCCGACCGCTACCAGTTCCACGACCTGCTGCGCGCGTACGCTGCCGGGCTCACCCGGCACGATGAGCCCCAGGAGGAGGGACAAGCCGCTCTTCGCCGGGTGCTGAGCTGGTACCTGTGCACCGCGGAGGCGGCACGGGTCAGGCTCGCCCCCGCGGAGGAGCCCGTATCTCTCCCGGAACTGCCCGAGGGCGTCCGACCGATGGACTTCGCGAACTACGACGCGGCGATGGACTGGGCGGAGCGCGAACACACCAACCTGCTCAGGACGGTCGGAGCTGCCGTCTCCGGTGAACACGACGTGTTGGCATGGAAGTTGGCGTTTGTCTTGTGGTACGTCCAGCCGCCTTCCGCGTCCATGACCGATTGGCTTGCCGTGGGCGCCAACGGACTGGCCGCGGCTCGCCGGGTGAACGACTCCGTCGCCGAGGCGCATCTCCTCACCTGTCTGGGCATGGCACATCACCGGATCAACGCGTGGGACGAGAGCCTGGACTGCCATCAGCGGGCGCTGGCCATCCGTCGCACCCACGGCGACAGGGCCGATGAGGCGGACTCACTGAATCTGATCGGCCTCATCCATCTGCGTCGCCGTCAACTGAACGCCGCCGCCACGCACTTCGAGGAAGCGGCGACGCTCTGGCGGGCAGCGGGATCCGAGGGCTGGGCGGCCTCGGCCCTGTCGAATCTGGCGACCACGCAGTACAACGCGGGGCGCCTGGACGTGGCTTCGGTATCTGTCCAAGAGGCGTTGGCCGCCCACCGCGCACTCGGAAACGCGGGCAGCGAGGGCAACGCACTTCGCGTACTGAGCTGTTTGCAGCGCGAGCGAGGCGAGTTGGACGCGGCCCTCGGCTCGGCCGAAGAGGCCATGGACATCGCACTGGCCCTGCGCGACCAGATCTACGAGGGCTACTGGCTGCTCACGCTCGGAGATGCCCAACTGGCCCTGACCCGGCACGCGGACGCCCTCGCCTCGTACCAGCGCTCCGCCGACCTGCACCGGCGCCTCGGCAACCGCAGCCGCGAGGCGATGGCCTGGTACGGCACCGGTGAGGCGTACCAGGCACTCGGCAGACCCGAAGAGGCCACGCACTTCCACCGCCGGGCGGCTGCCGTGCACCACGATCTGGGCGACTCCTGGCACGAGGCGCTGGCCCTGGAGGCGCTGGCTTCGGCGCTGGACGACGCCGGCCCGCACAGGTCCGAGGCGCTGCGGCTGATCGCCCCGTACGACGACGACCGGGCGGTGGCCATGCGTCGGCGCCTCACTGAGCGGAGCGCGTAA
- a CDS encoding helix-turn-helix transcriptional regulator: protein MVRKSLPSMRQRRLGTELRRLREQMDLSVTKAAALLGSSQPQISSVETGRFAVSADRVRSMARSYTCADEALIDALAEMTGGRTRGWWDEYRDMLPPDTLDLAELEHHARAMRTASVIHIPGLLQTRAHAHAVISEGVPALTPPEIEHRVSYRIKRQVVLYGENPTPLTAIVHEAALRMGFGGSEVARAQLHSLLAMSEREHITVLVIPFGVGAFPGSGQNIHYMADTVPALDTVQLDSEHGAEFLDTPPQLAKYQTLLDRMEGCSLKPAASRVLIRRIAEDI from the coding sequence ATGGTCCGGAAGAGCCTCCCGTCCATGCGGCAACGGCGCCTTGGTACGGAGCTGCGCAGACTGCGCGAACAGATGGATCTGTCCGTGACAAAGGCAGCCGCGCTCCTCGGCTCGTCTCAACCACAGATCAGCAGCGTCGAAACGGGACGCTTCGCGGTGAGCGCCGATCGCGTCCGGTCCATGGCCCGTAGCTACACCTGCGCGGACGAGGCTCTGATCGATGCGCTCGCGGAGATGACCGGGGGACGGACCCGCGGTTGGTGGGACGAGTACCGCGACATGCTGCCGCCCGACACCCTCGACCTCGCGGAGCTGGAGCACCATGCCCGCGCGATGCGCACGGCATCGGTCATCCATATTCCAGGACTGCTCCAGACTCGGGCTCACGCGCATGCCGTCATCAGCGAAGGCGTCCCCGCGCTCACACCACCCGAGATCGAGCACCGCGTCTCGTACCGCATCAAGCGGCAGGTGGTGCTGTACGGCGAGAACCCGACACCGCTCACGGCGATCGTCCATGAGGCCGCCCTACGTATGGGCTTCGGCGGATCGGAGGTGGCTCGTGCGCAACTGCACAGCCTCCTCGCCATGAGCGAACGGGAACACATCACCGTCCTGGTGATCCCGTTCGGTGTCGGCGCTTTCCCCGGTTCGGGCCAGAACATCCATTACATGGCCGACACGGTCCCGGCCCTCGACACGGTCCAACTCGATTCAGAACATGGCGCCGAGTTCCTCGATACCCCACCGCAGTTGGCGAAGTACCAGACCCTCCTGGACCGTATGGAGGGTTGTAGCCTCAAGCCAGCAGCGTCTCGTGTGCTGATCCGCCGGATCGCGGAAGACATCTGA
- a CDS encoding DUF397 domain-containing protein — MSVLNWQKSSFSANANSCVNVSASDDGTVKIRESDDPDTIVTTTPEKLRAFILGVKAGEFDHFADADADSPARQRLGSDR; from the coding sequence ATGTCCGTCCTCAACTGGCAGAAATCCTCGTTCAGCGCCAACGCGAACAGCTGCGTCAACGTCTCCGCGTCCGACGACGGCACCGTCAAGATCCGCGAGAGCGACGACCCCGACACCATCGTCACCACCACACCCGAAAAGCTCCGCGCCTTCATACTCGGCGTCAAAGCAGGGGAGTTCGACCACTTCGCCGACGCGGACGCCGACAGCCCGGCGCGGCAGCGGCTCGGCTCGGACCGGTAG
- a CDS encoding helix-turn-helix transcriptional regulator → MGDNEMSVFGVSPAEEEIYRHFLRNPDTSADDIHLLVHTEQDDARRSLDRLRELGLLHPDSSHECVSPADPGVALARLTDARLNALHEELRRVMQARDLVDGLRAEQGSRLPPVQGIEQLEGLSEIRNRIDDLAFFARDEILSVEPYTKLSAENIERSRPLDLRCLRRGVRIRNVVLAAALDDLPTREYLRELVKRGAQIRVAENITERILVYDGRTALVPVDPQNTARGALLAHKSGLVSNIIALFEKIWTQADDLLTVTKEASDAVDGLSEIEQQVLISMCTVGKDEAGARELGISVRTYRRHVADLLQSLGAASRAQGALLARERGWI, encoded by the coding sequence TTGGGCGACAACGAGATGTCCGTCTTCGGCGTCTCTCCGGCCGAGGAAGAGATCTACCGGCATTTTCTCCGTAATCCCGATACATCGGCGGACGACATCCACCTGTTGGTCCATACCGAACAGGACGACGCCAGGCGCAGCCTCGACCGGCTGCGGGAGCTGGGCCTGCTCCATCCCGACAGCAGTCACGAGTGCGTCTCCCCCGCCGACCCCGGTGTGGCGCTGGCCCGGCTGACGGACGCGCGTCTCAACGCGCTCCACGAGGAGCTGCGCCGCGTGATGCAGGCGCGTGACCTCGTCGACGGGCTGCGCGCCGAACAGGGCTCGCGGCTGCCCCCGGTGCAGGGCATCGAGCAGTTGGAGGGCCTGTCGGAGATACGGAACCGGATCGACGACCTCGCGTTCTTCGCGCGTGACGAGATCCTGTCCGTGGAGCCGTACACGAAACTCTCGGCCGAGAACATCGAACGGTCCCGCCCGCTGGACCTGCGATGTCTGCGGCGCGGCGTGCGCATCCGCAATGTGGTGCTCGCCGCCGCGCTGGACGACCTGCCGACCCGCGAGTACCTGCGCGAACTGGTCAAACGCGGAGCGCAGATCCGCGTCGCGGAGAACATCACGGAACGGATCCTGGTGTACGACGGCCGCACGGCCCTGGTGCCGGTGGACCCCCAGAACACCGCACGCGGGGCGCTGCTGGCCCACAAGAGCGGACTCGTCTCCAACATCATCGCCCTGTTCGAGAAGATCTGGACGCAGGCGGACGACCTCCTGACCGTCACGAAGGAGGCGTCCGACGCGGTGGACGGGCTCAGCGAGATCGAACAGCAGGTGCTGATCTCGATGTGCACGGTGGGCAAGGACGAGGCGGGCGCCCGTGAACTGGGCATCTCGGTCCGCACCTACCGAAGACATGTGGCGGACCTCCTCCAGTCCCTGGGCGCCGCCAGCCGCGCACAGGGCGCGCTGCTGGCCCGCGAACGGGGCTGGATCTGA